A window of Streptomyces puniciscabiei contains these coding sequences:
- a CDS encoding helix-turn-helix transcriptional regulator, translating into MDTLTFDSTDLEVTEDFLSRAYARMRIGSSTPEAGRALIRRTAIAPVSVDELALDFEMSYSVTPLGRICLCVVHEGTVRDHRFQGAEDTFGPGDVVLFAPPDLPYSGRICHARYNITMLDPALLAEVAAGPDDARPVRLTGHRPRSAAAAGHLSRTIAHLRDSVLADPETADQPLIAATAAQYLAASVLNAFPNTALPEPTAADRHDAHPAMLRRALAYIDDNADQPITVADIAAAAHVTVRALQYAFRRHLDTTPLAHLRRVRLAHAHQDLAAATPDNGESVTAIAARWGFHHPGRFAALYRDTYQRTPHTTLTGG; encoded by the coding sequence ATGGACACACTCACCTTCGACAGCACGGACCTGGAGGTCACGGAGGACTTCCTCAGTCGCGCCTACGCCCGGATGCGGATCGGCAGCAGCACCCCCGAAGCCGGCCGGGCCCTGATCCGGCGCACCGCCATCGCCCCGGTGAGTGTCGACGAACTCGCCCTCGACTTCGAGATGAGCTACTCGGTCACGCCGCTCGGGCGGATCTGCCTGTGCGTCGTGCACGAGGGAACCGTCCGGGACCATCGCTTCCAGGGCGCCGAGGACACCTTCGGGCCGGGTGACGTAGTGCTGTTCGCCCCGCCCGACCTGCCGTACTCCGGGCGCATCTGCCACGCCCGTTACAACATCACGATGCTGGACCCGGCGCTGCTGGCCGAGGTGGCCGCCGGCCCCGACGATGCACGGCCGGTACGGCTGACCGGGCACCGGCCGCGCTCGGCGGCCGCGGCCGGTCACCTGAGCCGTACCATCGCCCACCTGCGGGATTCGGTGCTGGCCGACCCCGAGACCGCCGACCAGCCACTCATCGCCGCGACCGCCGCGCAGTACCTGGCGGCGAGTGTCCTGAACGCCTTCCCGAACACGGCCCTGCCCGAACCGACCGCGGCCGACCGCCACGACGCGCATCCCGCAATGCTGCGCCGCGCGCTCGCCTACATCGACGACAACGCCGACCAGCCGATCACCGTCGCCGACATCGCCGCCGCGGCCCATGTGACCGTGCGCGCCCTGCAGTACGCCTTCCGGCGGCACCTGGACACCACCCCGCTGGCCCACCTGCGCCGGGTGCGGCTCGCCCACGCCCACCAGGACCTGGCGGCCGCCACACCGGACAACGGGGAGAGCGTCACAGCCATCGCCGCCCGCTGGGGCTTCCACCACCCGGGACGCTTCGCCGCCCTCTACCGCGACACCTACCAGCGCACCCCCCACACCACCCTGACCGGCGGCTGA
- a CDS encoding PP2C family protein-serine/threonine phosphatase produces the protein MLGAFRAAAHPQLPLTELVAYVEDAVSWGLAEFWESDPDAAERFVTAVVLDIPDDEPVVHMISCGHPPPLLLCRAAETATALHVAHPAPPLGLGAISETVYTAATFPFQDGDRILLYTDGVIETRDSEGTFYLLAERVLRWAERVPGPLLREITADVRAYAGGLLNDDMAMMVVQRGRVPAPA, from the coding sequence GTGCTGGGCGCTTTCCGTGCGGCGGCCCACCCTCAGCTCCCGCTGACGGAACTGGTCGCCTACGTGGAGGACGCGGTCTCCTGGGGCCTCGCGGAGTTCTGGGAATCCGACCCCGACGCCGCCGAACGCTTCGTGACCGCCGTGGTGCTCGACATCCCGGACGACGAACCCGTGGTCCACATGATCAGCTGCGGGCATCCGCCGCCCCTGCTGCTGTGCCGTGCGGCCGAGACCGCCACCGCTCTCCATGTGGCCCATCCCGCCCCACCACTCGGCCTCGGCGCCATCTCGGAGACCGTGTACACGGCGGCGACCTTCCCCTTCCAGGACGGGGACAGGATCCTGCTCTACACCGACGGCGTCATCGAGACGCGCGACAGCGAGGGGACCTTCTACCTGCTCGCCGAACGCGTACTGAGGTGGGCCGAACGTGTCCCAGGGCCGCTCCTGCGGGAGATCACCGCCGACGTTCGGGCGTACGCGGGCGGGCTGCTCAACGACGACATGGCCATGATGGTCGTACAGCGGGGCCGGGTACCGGCGCCCGCCTGA
- a CDS encoding MOSC and FAD-binding oxidoreductase domain-containing protein, which yields MATLLSVNVGLPKDVSWQGRTVHTGAWKAPVQGCRMVRRLNVDGDGQGDLAGHGGEMRAVLVYQLQSYQYWQKQLGRDDLTFGIFGENFTVDGLPDDEVCIGDRYRIGEAEFEVTQPRVTCYRVGMRLGEPTMASLLVAHHRPGFYLRVITEGHVQAGDEITLIRKGPEELSVADTDALLYLPKRDPAKLRKALNIPALSPGWQQSFNDLAAAQQPKQEPGWPGERASNQQPKEEPTGWPGFKTMRVARIAPETPTVSSIYLETTDGTPLPEARPGQYLSLRLAVDDPAPAVRSYSLSSAPTAGTYRISVKHEPHGKVSSYIHATLRPGDLVDIASPRGTFVLHEATRPIALISAGIGATPVLAMLHQLAATRDPRPVWWIHVAHDRAHHAFADETHALLAQLPHAHEHIYYTAEATPHRDEPYITQRRPTAPSLTAMGIPTSADAYLCGPPAFMEDLGSFLRDHGLPPERIHTEQFSALPAINPGVTPTVAVRPHQPPGPAGTGPLITFARSGITTPWSPSHASLLDLAEACDIPTRWSCRTGVCHTCITHLVAGDITYTTPPLELPEAGTILVCCSQPTTEVVLDL from the coding sequence ATGGCGACGCTGCTATCCGTCAACGTAGGACTGCCCAAGGACGTCTCCTGGCAAGGAAGGACCGTCCACACCGGGGCGTGGAAGGCCCCTGTCCAGGGCTGCCGCATGGTCCGGCGGCTGAACGTCGACGGAGACGGTCAAGGTGACCTGGCCGGGCACGGCGGCGAAATGCGAGCCGTTCTCGTCTACCAGCTGCAGTCCTACCAGTACTGGCAAAAACAGCTCGGTCGCGACGACCTGACCTTCGGGATCTTCGGGGAGAACTTCACAGTCGACGGCCTGCCCGACGACGAAGTATGCATCGGTGACCGGTACCGCATCGGCGAAGCGGAATTCGAAGTCACCCAGCCCCGCGTCACCTGCTACCGCGTCGGCATGCGCCTGGGCGAACCCACCATGGCCTCCCTCCTGGTCGCCCACCACCGCCCAGGTTTCTACCTGCGCGTGATCACCGAGGGACATGTGCAGGCCGGCGACGAGATCACTCTCATCCGCAAGGGCCCGGAAGAACTCAGCGTCGCCGACACCGACGCACTGCTCTACCTGCCCAAACGCGACCCCGCGAAGCTGCGCAAAGCACTGAACATCCCCGCCCTCAGCCCCGGATGGCAGCAATCCTTCAACGATCTCGCCGCCGCCCAGCAGCCCAAACAAGAGCCGGGATGGCCGGGCGAACGCGCCAGCAACCAGCAGCCCAAGGAGGAACCGACGGGATGGCCGGGCTTCAAGACCATGCGCGTCGCCCGCATCGCCCCCGAGACCCCCACCGTCTCTTCGATCTACCTCGAGACCACCGACGGCACACCCCTACCCGAGGCCCGCCCGGGCCAGTACCTCTCCCTCCGCCTCGCCGTCGACGATCCCGCCCCCGCAGTTCGCAGCTACTCCCTGTCCTCCGCCCCCACAGCCGGCACCTACCGCATCAGCGTCAAACACGAGCCTCACGGGAAAGTCAGCAGCTACATTCATGCCACGCTGCGTCCCGGGGACCTCGTGGACATCGCCAGCCCCCGTGGAACGTTCGTACTCCACGAAGCCACCCGCCCGATCGCCCTCATCTCCGCCGGGATCGGTGCCACCCCTGTGCTCGCCATGCTTCACCAACTCGCCGCCACAAGAGACCCACGCCCCGTCTGGTGGATCCACGTCGCCCATGACCGCGCTCACCACGCCTTCGCTGACGAGACACACGCGCTCCTGGCCCAACTCCCGCACGCTCACGAGCACATCTACTACACCGCCGAAGCCACACCACACCGCGACGAGCCCTACATCACGCAAAGGCGTCCGACTGCCCCGTCACTCACGGCCATGGGCATCCCCACCAGCGCCGACGCCTACCTCTGCGGACCACCCGCCTTCATGGAAGACCTCGGCAGCTTCCTGCGCGATCACGGCCTGCCCCCGGAACGGATCCATACGGAGCAATTCAGCGCCCTGCCAGCCATCAACCCGGGCGTCACACCCACGGTCGCCGTGCGGCCGCACCAACCACCCGGTCCCGCGGGCACCGGACCGCTCATCACCTTCGCACGCAGCGGCATCACCACTCCCTGGTCACCCTCGCACGCCTCGCTCCTCGATCTCGCCGAAGCCTGCGACATCCCCACCCGCTGGTCCTGCCGCACCGGCGTCTGCCACACCTGCATCACCCACCTCGTGGCGGGCGACATCACCTACACCACCCCACCCCTCGAACTCCCCGAAGCCGGCACCATCCTCGTCTGCTGCAGCCAACCCACCACCGAAGTCGTCCTCGACCTATAG
- a CDS encoding acyltransferase family protein gives MDGLRLVAAVMVAAYHFLGTPTPHFWGRTELREFVPFVHEISRYGWLGVEFFFAISGFVICMSCWGRTPAQFAVSRIARLFPAYWCAVLLVVALVLVSRVGHWPAATRIDPRTVLGNLTMAPGPLGLELVDGVSWTLWVEARFYLLMAVLLVFGLSHRRAVAFCGAWLVAGVVALELRSPLLDEFVLPRYTGLFVAGIVLHLMQRFGQSFLLWLLLGFAWSYELTVLELRVADHAAVPPGESRPSWAVCAAVLTLCLGLLALAGVGGPLARLRWRWLVTAGGLTYPFYLVHQSIGIPLAKGLIRAFPRLGLVPSMAVSVGCVLGLSLLIHTTVERRLGRLLRHRLTLDMRFQEPATRPTPARTR, from the coding sequence ATGGACGGGCTTCGCCTGGTGGCAGCGGTCATGGTGGCCGCGTACCACTTCCTCGGCACACCCACCCCGCACTTCTGGGGACGGACCGAACTCCGAGAGTTCGTGCCGTTCGTGCACGAGATCAGCCGCTACGGCTGGCTCGGCGTCGAGTTCTTCTTCGCCATCAGCGGCTTCGTCATCTGCATGAGCTGCTGGGGACGGACTCCCGCCCAGTTCGCCGTATCCCGCATCGCACGGCTCTTTCCGGCCTACTGGTGCGCCGTACTCCTCGTCGTCGCCCTCGTCCTTGTCTCACGGGTGGGCCACTGGCCGGCCGCCACCCGTATCGACCCCCGTACCGTCCTGGGAAACCTGACGATGGCTCCGGGACCACTGGGACTGGAACTGGTCGACGGAGTCAGCTGGACGCTCTGGGTGGAGGCCCGTTTCTACCTGCTGATGGCCGTGCTGCTCGTCTTCGGGCTGTCGCATCGGCGGGCGGTGGCCTTCTGCGGGGCCTGGCTCGTGGCCGGTGTCGTCGCCCTCGAACTCCGGTCTCCCCTGCTCGACGAATTCGTTCTGCCCCGATACACCGGCCTCTTCGTCGCCGGGATCGTCCTCCACCTCATGCAGAGGTTCGGCCAGAGCTTCCTGCTGTGGCTGCTGCTGGGTTTCGCCTGGTCCTACGAACTCACCGTGCTCGAACTCCGGGTGGCCGACCATGCCGCGGTACCCCCCGGCGAGAGCCGGCCCTCCTGGGCCGTGTGCGCGGCCGTTCTCACGCTCTGTCTCGGGCTGCTGGCGCTGGCCGGTGTCGGGGGACCGCTGGCGAGGCTTCGATGGCGTTGGCTGGTCACCGCGGGGGGACTCACGTACCCCTTCTACCTCGTCCACCAGAGCATCGGAATTCCCTTGGCGAAAGGCTTGATCCGGGCTTTTCCGAGGCTAGGACTGGTGCCTTCGATGGCCGTGTCCGTCGGCTGCGTGCTGGGGCTGTCCCTGCTCATCCACACAACGGTGGAGCGTCGGCTCGGACGTCTGCTGAGGCATCGCCTGACGCTCGACATGCGGTTTCAGGAACCCGCCACGAGGCCGACTCCCGCCCGCACGCGGTAA
- a CDS encoding alpha/beta fold hydrolase, whose protein sequence is MASAVHHRTATADGLEVFYREAGDPTAPVVVLLHGFPTSSHMFRHLIPALADRYHVIAPDHIGFGQSAMPTLQDFPYTFDALTEVTSGLLQHLGIDRFAMYVQDYGAPIGWRLALQAPHRITAIITQNGNAYEEGFVKPFWDGVFAYAKAPGPDTEAPMRGALTPEVTRWQYVNGVADPSLVSPDNWVHDQALLDRPGNDEIQLKLFRDYPTNVDLYPQVHQYFRDSQVPLLAVWGANDAIFGPAGAEAFRQDLPDAEIHLLESGHFALESHLETITEHIHDFLARVVA, encoded by the coding sequence ATGGCTTCCGCAGTCCACCACCGCACCGCAACCGCCGACGGTCTTGAGGTCTTCTACCGGGAGGCCGGCGACCCGACGGCACCCGTAGTAGTGCTTCTGCACGGCTTTCCGACCAGCTCGCACATGTTCCGCCATCTGATCCCGGCGCTGGCCGACCGCTACCACGTGATCGCTCCCGACCACATCGGCTTCGGCCAGTCCGCGATGCCCACCCTGCAGGACTTCCCGTACACCTTCGACGCCCTCACCGAGGTCACCTCCGGCCTGCTCCAGCACCTGGGCATCGACCGGTTCGCGATGTACGTGCAGGACTACGGCGCCCCCATCGGCTGGCGACTCGCCCTCCAGGCACCCCACCGCATCACCGCGATCATCACCCAGAACGGCAACGCCTACGAAGAGGGCTTCGTCAAGCCCTTCTGGGACGGCGTGTTCGCCTACGCCAAGGCTCCGGGGCCGGACACCGAGGCTCCCATGCGGGGCGCCCTGACTCCGGAAGTCACACGCTGGCAGTACGTGAACGGTGTCGCCGACCCCAGCCTGGTCAGCCCCGACAACTGGGTCCACGACCAGGCGCTGCTGGACCGGCCCGGCAACGACGAGATCCAGCTGAAGCTGTTCCGTGACTACCCCACCAACGTGGACCTCTACCCGCAGGTCCACCAGTACTTCCGCGACTCCCAGGTCCCGCTGCTGGCGGTATGGGGAGCCAACGACGCGATCTTCGGCCCCGCGGGCGCGGAGGCGTTCCGCCAGGATCTGCCCGATGCCGAGATCCATCTCCTCGAGTCCGGGCACTTCGCCCTGGAAAGCCACCTCGAGACCATCACCGAGCACATCCACGACTTCCTCGCCCGCGTCGTCGCCTGA
- a CDS encoding dihydrofolate reductase family protein, producing the protein MRKIIVCTFLTLDGVMQAPGGRNEDAESGFEHGGWQKPVTDDEVGTAIAGWYEHSDAMLLGRKTYEIFASYWPTADPDNPFTDRMNSMHKYVASRTLTSVEWQNSTLLKGDIVDAVRELKVSNGGDINVVGSGGLAQTLMQHGLVDEYRLTIHPVIIGTGKRLFADGAIPTALEPVSVSRTKGGTIVGVYRPNGKPSYDSYS; encoded by the coding sequence ATGCGCAAGATCATCGTTTGCACGTTCCTGACGCTGGACGGCGTCATGCAGGCACCGGGTGGTCGGAACGAGGACGCTGAGAGCGGCTTCGAGCACGGCGGCTGGCAGAAGCCGGTGACCGACGACGAGGTCGGCACGGCCATCGCCGGTTGGTACGAGCACTCCGACGCGATGCTGCTCGGCCGCAAGACGTACGAGATCTTCGCGTCGTACTGGCCGACCGCCGATCCCGACAACCCATTCACCGATCGGATGAACAGCATGCACAAGTACGTGGCGTCACGGACCCTGACGTCCGTCGAGTGGCAGAACTCCACGCTGCTGAAGGGCGACATCGTCGATGCCGTACGCGAGCTGAAAGTGTCCAACGGCGGCGATATCAACGTCGTGGGCAGTGGCGGCCTCGCCCAGACCCTTATGCAGCACGGCCTCGTCGACGAGTACCGGCTGACCATCCATCCGGTGATCATCGGCACCGGCAAGCGGCTGTTCGCCGACGGAGCGATTCCCACTGCACTGGAGCCGGTCAGCGTCTCGAGGACGAAGGGCGGCACCATCGTCGGCGTCTACCGGCCGAACGGTAAACCCAGCTACGACAGCTACAGCTAG
- a CDS encoding sugar nucleotide-binding protein: METVLANVAPRVIVNATSGPSDRAVTAEGPVRLALAAVRQSCRLVNVSSDAVFSGIDIHYDESRLPDPATPYGG, from the coding sequence GTGGAAACCGTCCTGGCAAACGTGGCGCCGCGCGTCATCGTCAACGCAACCAGCGGCCCATCCGACCGGGCAGTGACGGCGGAGGGACCCGTCCGGCTCGCGCTGGCCGCTGTCCGGCAAAGCTGTCGGCTGGTTAATGTGTCGAGTGACGCGGTGTTCTCCGGCATAGACATCCACTACGACGAGTCCCGCCTGCCTGATCCGGCGACCCCGTACGGCGGGTGA
- a CDS encoding VOC family protein, whose translation MRTQLITWSGVGLIDAEPGSVQGLYLVVPDLEAARAELVERGVDVGEIRHKAPLDAWQGGFEPGVDPERRDYASFAKFSDPDGNAWTLQERGFRRS comes from the coding sequence GTGCGCACGCAACTGATCACATGGAGCGGAGTCGGTCTCATCGACGCCGAGCCTGGCTCGGTGCAGGGCCTGTACTTGGTGGTCCCTGATCTCGAAGCGGCGCGGGCCGAGCTCGTGGAGCGCGGCGTCGATGTCGGGGAGATCAGGCACAAGGCACCTCTCGACGCGTGGCAGGGCGGCTTCGAGCCCGGCGTTGACCCGGAGCGCCGCGACTACGCGAGCTTCGCCAAGTTCTCCGACCCCGACGGCAACGCATGGACCCTGCAGGAGCGCGGTTTTCGTCGCTCGTGA
- a CDS encoding CGNR zinc finger domain-containing protein produces MVIDREQQEVLLERLNSTPLVNGVGQDQLADPEAARSWQQVHGGSGTVDELRSLVRARDALQDVARGNRPATSMAPLLKGVVSRPHVSSAGVSWELDVPAEHRLAVEAILAWNGVQQTMPGRLRPCANPDCRRFLIDRSKANKARWCSMAECGNGMKARRHHQRARDAAAE; encoded by the coding sequence ATGGTGATCGACCGAGAACAGCAAGAGGTGCTGCTGGAGCGCCTCAACAGCACGCCGTTGGTCAATGGTGTCGGCCAGGACCAGCTGGCAGATCCCGAAGCGGCCAGGTCCTGGCAGCAGGTCCACGGCGGCAGCGGCACCGTGGACGAACTCCGCAGTCTCGTGCGGGCGCGCGACGCCCTCCAGGATGTGGCGCGCGGCAACCGGCCCGCCACGTCGATGGCCCCGCTCCTGAAAGGGGTCGTCTCCCGCCCGCACGTCTCGTCTGCGGGGGTGTCGTGGGAGCTTGACGTTCCTGCGGAGCACCGGTTGGCGGTAGAAGCGATCTTGGCGTGGAACGGCGTACAGCAGACGATGCCCGGCCGCCTGCGGCCGTGCGCCAACCCGGACTGTCGGCGGTTCCTCATCGACCGCAGCAAGGCCAACAAGGCCCGCTGGTGTTCGATGGCCGAATGCGGCAACGGTATGAAGGCAAGACGCCACCACCAGCGCGCCCGCGACGCCGCAGCCGAGTAA
- a CDS encoding ANTAR domain-containing protein has translation MIEGDERTDELAALQEEVTQLRTAVVSHAVIDQAIGVVISVGGLRPEQGWDVLREVSQHTNIKLREVARYLVHWPSGGQLPAGVRRALSAAVARARDSAATGENDAMCGRPVR, from the coding sequence ATGATCGAAGGCGACGAGAGGACGGACGAGCTGGCGGCGCTTCAGGAGGAGGTGACCCAGCTGCGCACAGCCGTGGTTTCGCACGCCGTGATCGACCAGGCCATCGGCGTGGTCATCTCCGTCGGCGGGCTCCGGCCCGAGCAGGGCTGGGACGTGCTCAGGGAGGTCTCCCAGCACACGAACATCAAACTCCGAGAGGTGGCGCGTTACCTGGTGCACTGGCCGTCCGGCGGGCAGTTGCCCGCCGGTGTGCGCCGGGCCCTGTCCGCGGCGGTGGCCCGTGCCCGCGACTCCGCCGCCACCGGAGAGAACGACGCCATGTGCGGCCGCCCGGTGCGCTGA